The following are encoded in a window of Platichthys flesus chromosome 19, fPlaFle2.1, whole genome shotgun sequence genomic DNA:
- the LOC133974873 gene encoding nipped-B-like protein isoform X1 — translation MNGDMPHVPITTLAGIASLTDLLNQLPLPSPLPATTAKSLLYNGRISEEVSSLLVCRDENLVTQLAHSLTQVSTEHIELKDNLGNDEPEGDMPILLQTLLSRNPKVFGDKSVMQQPMMQQYKIAQNQMHGSPGSNYQQAAVPQSPPGCFASPQSGSGSRFVTQQNSPIPSPYTPQSPADYMQYNPPSYSQHHQTQQVTGGVRNSHDNKVSGLSSSSSNHNARLVTDEEYMNMAHRLGNEDNDPSVRAAAYRVKSPLSVCSSAGSEEMAKTGSRPDLLLTSANRKKKQRERSKEETEQMDKNSLYDIVGSPEKDSAKLTLKLSRVKSPDVDESREFPPRAHMDSDHAIDLMNNNQLSRDAQDFSHKFGAAEQVNCQPPPVRPNTKEIAVVSSGPPYDDAEMDAIAEIERIESETANERERWSKEVQDKDKPLKKRKQDSYPQESGAEAVDGPVVQGGNTVSKVTPKKTNPASNCATRPALMVSIDLQQAGRVIGQPVVVLEANPLCDDHLKHLNSKADGRVDKVVENKPVINKKHSDNPKERIQKKSASDGQPEKQEASLVVKQKQEHQREPKHKHDGKTESGNGRSDERRTDTPRQKHDKHSESRNKEEKNHNSHRSHVNQAETPKNISKMERNSKHGEDKAKDKEKDKEKEKDKDKDKDKDKDGTKEREKDREKDRAKHRERDKDRDKCKDRNSDRDRDREKDRERKHKTQSTENSNRPSPERNVKSDSPRVKQDGSRKSADFNGRQKTDTSGLQSPQNKKEERGGDGSARGQTGNKQQPLETKPSEFPSFLLGGKTGSLKNFVIPKLKRDGKEKEPLPPNKLKEVWSEPVIRLERMSLVENLNKGAKPVVVVQKLSVDEVKKIIKESRNAHGSKSRNSSSFDKSGKEKSLSEKTNKRRHSVVSKRLKYAELDSSDEDKDDDEDDDSEIKSAKKRHKKDHDKTSKQEERKGSGEHRQSGGAQKVRRGSGNRPRDRSPAESDEDSPPPILSDVAKKLKKKEKHKNKKAYDPKMTLEEVMDSSTFKRFAASMDSILENLDDVDLTAEDDDEIPQELLLGKQQLNQLGNDSAKIKAMGIFNKFSSSKLMKILNVLEKNIQDSVKLSTLLGHDNDSMDEERLWRDLIMERVIKSADACLTALNIMTSPHMPKVVFMEDVIERVLQFTKFHLQSSLYPQYDPAYRGDPHGGGMNTPKSKRGKGSSHKQKVVVVLYSKVCEIVSSVSELLELQLQTDTTILQVSNLGITPFFVENVNELQLCAITLVTAVFSRYEKHRQLILEEIFTSLARLPTNKRSLRNFRLNNGDSDGETVCIQMVSALVLQLIQCVVHLPSVREAEDEPHKKVDKDVLITNTFETAMRTAQNFLSVFLKKCGNKQGEEDYRPLFENFVHDLLSTVNKPEWPASELLLSLLGRLLVHQFSNKQTEMALRVASLDYLGTVASRLRKDAIASNMDQKVIDRILRESPGCDEIQQLQKDLLDYLDESSDKDSSLLFARKFYIAQWFRDATSEAEKAMKSQNEDENWKGHSHSKDVDSTEEIMQKADARKKFLRKVMKTSQSHSSALRMNAIDYNDSCVIVRYLASMRPFAQSFDIYLSQILRVLGESAIAVRTKAMKCLSEVVAVDPSILARLDMQRGVHCRLMDNSTSVREAAVELLGRFVLSRPQLIEQYYDMLIERILDTGISVRKRVIKILRDICLEQPDFHKITEMCVKMIRRVNDEEGIKKLVNETFQKLWFTPTPGHDKEAMTRKILNITDVVLACKDTGYDWFEQLLQNLLKSEKDASYKPARKACVQLVDNLVEHILKYEESLADCEDKGVNSGRLVACITTLYLFSKIKAELMVKHAMTMQPYLTTKCNTQNDFMVICNVAKILELVIPLMEQPSETFLNTLEEDLMKLIMKYGMTVVQHSVSCLGAVVNKVTHNYKFVWACFNRYYGALAKLKTQHQEDPSSSTLVANKPTLLRSLFTVGALCRHFDYDQEDFKGASKIIIKDKVLELLLYFTTHEEEEVQIKAIIGLGFQFIMHPELMFVQDVKVLYNTILSDETTVVSRKIQVLKNLQTYLQEEDSRMQEADRGWKSQAKEEDLKEMGDISSGMSSSIMQIYLKQVLDSFFHSQSTVRHFALSVITLTLNQGLVHPVQCVPYLIAMGTDPEPTMKNKADQQLVDIDKKYTGFIHMKAVAGLKMSYQVQQAINGQKKALIRGVRPDEPDTALCSHLYTLVRGNRQYRRAFLISLLNLFDDSSKTEPNMLLFIADNFACFPYQTQEEPLFIMHHIDITLSVSGSNLLQSFKESLRKEPIQREKKMKKKKKKKKKKKKKQHRRMENSSDEDEDEKQSSSSSSSSSSSSSEEEEEVVHKSKKSAGSDSDMEDEEAVMDRLPENSSPLLDFANASQGILLLLVLKQHLKNLYGFSDSKIQKYSPTESAKVYEKAVNRKSKVHFNPRQTLEYLKSDLAITDLSHETKRNIVKQYLDFKVLMEHLDRDEEEEGEASANARNKVITSLLKGPKLQNHNHNNHTAPVDTEEEESDDEDQPGRKPRKGKDGVEDSGHTNEGVEAMDVIAICRPKYKDRPQIARVIQKTKAGYSIHWMTGTYSGPWAVAKKRDGRKKVPWVDTIKESDIIYKKISLTSGHKLSNKVAQTLRALYAAKEGN, via the exons ATGAATGGTGATATGCCTCATGTCCCCATCACTACTCTCGCTGGAATTGCTAGCCTGACAGACT TGTTGAACCAGCTGCCCTTGCCTTCTCCTCTCCCGGCCACCACTGCTAAGAGTCTGCTCTACAATGGAAGGATCTCTGAAGAGGTCAGCAGCCTCCTGGTGTGCCGGGACGAAAATCTGGTGACTCAGCTGGCACATAGCCTCACCCAGGTCTCCACTGAACACAT AGAGTTGAAGGACAACTTGGGGAATGATGAACCCGAGGGTGACATGCCAATACTTCTACAAACGTTGCTTTCCAGGAACCCCAAAGTCTTTGGGGACAAAA GTGTGATGCAGCAGCCGATGATGCAACAGTACAAGATAGCCCAGAATCAAATGCATGGGAGTCCAGGATCGAATTATCAGCAGGCCGCTGTTCCTCAAAGCCCCCCTGG ATGTTTTGCGTCCCCGCAGTCTGGGTCAGGTTCTCGGTTTGTTACCCAGCAGAACAGCCCCATACCCAGTCCCTATACCCCCCAAAGTCCTGCAGACTACATGCAGTACAATCCACCCAGTTATTCCCAGCACCATCAGACTCAGCAAG TTACTGGTGGTGTAAGAAATAGCCATGACAACAAGGTTTCTGGTCTCTCGAGTAGTTCTTCTAATCACAACGCAAGACTGGTCACCGATGAAGAATACATGAACATGGCTCACAGACTGGGAAATGAG GACAACGACCCCTCTGTGAGGGCTGCTGCATATCGAGTCAAATCACCgctgtctgtgtgttcctctgctgGAAGTGAAGAAATGGCAAAAA cagGATCCAGGCCCGACCTGCTCCTCACCTCTGCCAACCGCaaaaagaagcagagagagagaagtaaagAGGAAACTGAGCAGATGGATAAAAATAGCTTGTACGACATTGTTGGTTCCCCAGAAAAAGACTCTGCCAAGCTGACGTTAAAGCTGTCCCGAGTGAAGAGTCCAGATGTCGATGAATCCAGAGAGTTTCCTCCGCGGGCACATATGGACTCAGACCATGCTATTGATTTGATGAATAATAATCAGTTGTCAAGGGACGCTCAGGACTTTTCACACAAGTTTGGTGCTGCGGAGCAGGTGAACTGTCAGCCGCCTCCTGTTCGGCCAAACACCAAGGAGATTGCAGTCGTCAGCAGCGGCCCCCCGTATGATGATGCAGAGATGGATGCAATTGCAGAAATTGAGAGAATAGAAAGTGAGACAGCCAATGAGAGAGAACGATGGTCTAAAGAAGTCCAGGATAAAG ACAAGCCACTGAAGAAACGAAAGCAAGACTCATATCCTCAGGAATCTGGAGCAGAGGCAGTTGACGGACCTGTTGTACAAGGGGGGAACACTGTCAGCAAGGTGACACCCAAGAAGACAAATCCTGCAAGTAACTGTGCCACTCGGCCGGCTTTGATGGTCAGTATTGACCTGCAGCAAGCTGGCAGAGTGATCGGACAACCTGTCGTGGTGTTGGAAGCAAATCCGTTGTGTGATGACCATCTGAAACACCTAAATTCAAAGGCTGATGGGAGGGTAGACAAAGTTGTTGAGAACAAACCTGTGATCAACAAAAAGCATTCTGACAATCCCAAAGAAAGAATTCAAAAAAAGTCGGCCTCAGATGGGCAACCAGAGAAGCAGGAAGCATCTCTGGTTGTTAAACAGAAGCAGGAACACCAGCGGGaacccaaacacaaacatgatggCAAGACGGAGAGTGGTAACGGACGCTCCGATGAAAGACGGACAGACACACCACGGCAAAAACATGACAAGCATTCAGAGTCGcgcaacaaagaggaaaagaaccACAACAGTCACAGATCCCATGTAAACCAAGCAGAGACTCCAAAAAACATTAGTAAGATGGAGCGTAACTCCAAACATGGAGAGGACAAAGCCAAGGATAAAGAAAaggataaagaaaaggaaaaggataaagacaaagacaaagacaaagacaaagatggaactaaagaaagagaaaaagatagAGAGAAGGACAGggccaaacacagagaaagggaTAAAGATAGAGATAAATGTAAAGATAGAAATAGCGATAGAGatagggacagagagaaagacagggaaAGGAAACACAAGACACAGTCAACAgaaaacagcaacagacccTCTCCTGAACGTAATGTGAAATCCGACAGCCCGAGAGTGAAGCAAGACGGTAGCAGAAAGTCCGCTGACTTTAATGGTCGTCAGAAGACAGACACCTCCGGCCTTCAGAGcccccaaaataaaaaagaagaaagaggcgGGGACGGCAGCGCCAGAGGCCAAActggaaacaaacagcagccgTTGGAGACAAAACCGAGCGAGTTCCCCTCATTCCTGCTCGGTGGCAAGACGGGGAGTCTGAAGAACTTCGTCATTCCAAAATTGAAACGAGAcgggaaagaaaaagagccaCTACCTCCAAACAAATTGAAAGAGGTCTGGAGCGAACCCGTCATCCGACTGGAGAGAATGTCTTTGGTAGAGAACCTAAACAAAGGAGCTAAGCCCGTTGTTGTGGTTCAGAAACTCAGTGTTGACGAGGTGAAAAAGATCATCAAGGAAAGCAGGAACGCACACGGCTCCAAATCCAGGAACTCGTCCTCCTTCGATAAATCAGGGAAAG AGAAGTCACTTAGTGAGAAGACAAACAAGCGAAGGCACAGTGTCGTCAGCAAGAGATTAAAGTACGCCGAGTTGGACTCCAGTGATGAAgacaaagatgatgatgaagacgatgacTCTGAAATTAAGT CTGCAAAGAAACGGCACAAGAAAGACCATGACAAGACCTCGaagcaggaagagaggaaaggctCTGGAGAGCACCGTCAAAGCGGAGGTGCTCAAAAAGTTCGCCGGGGTTCCGGTAACCGTCCTCGCGATAGGAGCCCGGCTGAATCGGATGAAGATTCTCCACCACCAATCCTAAGTGATG TTGCCaaaaaattgaagaaaaaagagaaacataaaaacaagaagGCGTACGATCCCAAGATGACACTGGAGG AAGTCATGGACTCCTCCACATTTAAGAGATTCGCAGCCAGTATGGATAGCATCCTCGAGAACCTTGATGACGTGGATCTTACTGCTGAAG atgatgatgaaataCCTCAGGAGCTCTTGCTTGGAAAGCAGCAGTTGAACCAGCTCGGAAACGATTCTGCTAAGATTAAAGCTATGGGCATTTTTAACAAG TTCTCTTCGAGCAAACTGATGAAAATACTAAATGTCCTGGAGAAGAACATCCAGGACAGTGTCAAACTTTCCACGCTATTGGGTCAT GATAATGATTCCATGGACGAGGAGCGGTTGTGGCGCGACCTCATCATGGAGCGGGTGATCAAGTCTGCCGATGCCTGTCTGACTGCGCTCAACATCATGACGTCTCCACACATGCCCAAGGTTGTGTTCATGGAGGATGTGATCGAGAGGGTGTTGCAGTTCACCAAGTtccatctgcagagctctctgtacCCTCAGTACGACCCGGCCTACAGGGGGGATCCCCACGGAG GTGGGATGAACACACCAAAGTCCAAGCGAGGAAAAGGCTCCAGCCATAAACAGAAGGTGGTGGTCGTGCTCTACAGCAAAGTGTGTGAAATCGTCAGCAGCGTCTCAGAGCTCCTGGAGTTACAGCTGCAAACTGATACCACGATTCTCCAG GTGTCCAATCTGGGTATTACTCCGTTTTTCGTGGAGAACGTCAACGAGCTGCAGTTATGCGCCATCACGCTGGTGACAGCA GTCTTCTCTCGCTACGAGAAACACAGGCAGCTCATTCTTGAAGAGATCTTCACCTCCCTTGCCAGACTGCCTACTAATAAACGCAGCCTCAGGAACTTCAG GCTGAACAACGGGGATTCGGATGGAGAGACCGTGTGCATCCAGATGGTCTCAGCTCTGGTTCTTCAGCTTATCCAGTGTGTGGTTCACCTTCCCTCTGTgagagaagcagaggatgaaCCTCACAAAAAG GtggataaagatgttcttaTCACAAACACGTTTGAAACTGCCATGAGGACAGCGCAGAACTTCCTCTCAGTGTTTCTCAAGAA gtgtGGCAAtaagcagggagaggaggactaCAGGCCCCTGTTTGAGAACTTTGTTCACGACCTCCTGTCCACGGTCAACAAGCCTGAGTGGCCTGCATCTGAACTGCTGCTCAGTTTACTGGGCCGGCTGTTG GTGCATCAGTTCAGTAACAAGCAGACAGAAATGGCTCTCAGGGTGGCGTCTCTGGACTACCTCGGCACTGTAGCTTCCCGACTGCGTAAAGATGCTATAGCCAGCAACATGGACCAAAAGGTTATTGACCGCATTCTCAGAGAG TCGCCAGGATGTGATGAGATCCAGCAACTTCAGAAGGATTTATTAGATTACCTAGACGAGAGCAGTGACAAAGATTCATCTCTATTG TTTGCCAGGAAATTTTATATTGCCCAGTGGTTCAGGGATGCAACAAGCGAGGCAGAGAAAGCAATGAAGTCTCAAAATGAGGACGAGAACTGGAAAGGTCACAGTCATTCCAAGGATGTCGACTCGACTGAGGAGATTATGCAGAAAGCCGATGCACGAAAAAAATTCCTACGCAAGGTCATGAAGACTTCACAATCACATTCCAGTGCTCTGAG GATGAACGCAATAGACTACAATGATTCGTGTGTAATCGTCAGATATCTGGCCTCTATGAGGCCTTTTGCCCAGAgctttgacatttatttatcacAG ATTCTGAGAGTTTTGGGTGAGAGTGCTATAGCAGTCAGAACTAAAGCCATGAAGTGTCTGTCTGAAGTAGTGGCTGTGGATCCAAGTATTCTGGCACGG ttGGATATGCAGCGTGGGGTTCATTGTCGCCTCATGGACAACTCAACCAGTGTGCGAGAGGCAGCTGTGGAACTCCTGGGCCGTTTTGTGCTAAGTCGGCCTCAGCTCATTGAGCAGTACTACGACATGCTCATTGAGAGGATATTG GACACCGGTATCAGTGTAAGGAAGAGGGTCATTAAGATCCTGAGGGATATCTGCCTGGAGCAACCAGACTTCCACAAGATTACGGAGATGTGTGTGAAGATGATCCGAAGAGTCAATGACGAGGAGGGGATCAAG AAATTGGTGAATGAGACCTTCCAGAAACTCTGGTTCACGCCCACACCCGGCCACGACAAGGAGGCCATGACCAGAAAGATCTTGAACATCACAGATGTG GTATTGGCATGTAAAGACACAGGCTACGATTGGTTTGAGCAACTTCTGCAGAAC CTGCTGAAGTCGGAGAAGGACGCCTCGTACAAACCTGCCAGGAAGGCCTGTGTTCAGCTGGTGGACAATCTCGTGGAACACATACTGAAATATGAGGAGTCCCTTGCAG actgTGAGGACAAAGGGGTCAACTCAGGTCGTCTTGTAGCATGCATCACCACTCTCTACCTGTTCAGCAAAATCAAAGCAGAGTTAATGGTCAAACATGCTATGACTATGCAGCCCTACCTGACCACAAAGTGCAAT ACTCAGAATGACTTCATGGTGATCTGCAACGTGGCCAAGATCTTGGAGCTGGTCATACCACTGATGGAACAACCGAGTGAGACTTTCCTCAATACCCTCGAAGAAGACCTGATGAAGCTCATCATGAAATACGGCATGACG GTTGTACAACACAGTGTGAGCTGTCTCGGTGCGGTTGTGAACAAGGTCACACACAACTACAAGTTTGTTTGGGCTTGTTTTAATCGTTACTACG GAGCTCTGGCAAAACTGAAGACCCAGCACCAGGAGGACCCCAGCAGCTCCACTCTGGTAGCGAACAAACCGACTCTCCTGCGGTCTCTGTTCACAGTGGGGGCTCTCTGCCGACACTTTGATTATGACCAGGAGGATTTCAAGGGTGCCAGCAAG ATTATCATCAAGGACAAAGTGTTGGAGCTTCTGCTGTACTTCACCAcgcatgaagaggaggaagtccaGATCAAGGCCATCATTGGTCTAG GCTTCCAGTTCATAATGCACCCAGAGCTGATGTTTGTGCAGGATGTGAAGGTTCTTTACAACACTATCCTCTCAGATGAGACCACTGTGGTTAGTCGGAAGATCCAGGTTTTAAAAAACCTGCAGACttacctgcaggaggaggactCCCGCATGCAGGAGGCCGATCGCGGAT GGAAGAGTCAAGCCAAGGAGGAGGACCTGAAGGAAATGGGGGACATCTCATCGGGCATGAGCAGCTCCATAATGCAGATTTACCTGAAGCAGGTGCTGGACTCCTTCTTCCACTCACAGTCCACTGTTCGACACTTTGCCCTGAGCGTCATCACACTGACTCTAAACCAGGGCCTCGTCCATCCGGTGCAG tgTGTGCCCTACTTGATTGCCATGGGAACCGACCCAGAGCCAACCATGAAGAACAAGGCCGATCAACAGCTGGTGGATATTGACAAGAAATATACAGGGTTCATCCAT ATGAAGGCCGTCGCAGGATTGAAGATGTCTTACCAGGTGCAACAGGCCATAAATGGACAAAAGAAAGCCCTGATCCGAGGTGTTCGTCCTGATGAGCCAGACACTGCCCTCTGCTCACATCTCTACACCTTGGTCCGTGGGAACAGGCAATATCGCCGGGCTTTCCTCATTTCCCTGCTCAACCTGTTTGATGACAGCTCT AAAACAGAGCCGAACATGCTGCTTTTCATAGCAGACAACTTTGCCTGCTTCCCCTACCAGACCCAGGAGGAGCCTCTTTTCATCATGCACCACATAGATAtcactctttctgtctctggtAGCAACCTTCTTCAGTCTTTCAAGGAG TCGTTACGGAAAGAGCCCATACAGCgggaaaagaagatgaaaaagaagaagaaaaagaagaagaagaagaagaagaagcagcaccGGAGGATGGAAAATAgctctgatgaagatgaggatgaaaagcagagcagcagcagctccagcagcagtaGCTCTAgcagcagcgaggaggaggaagaggtggtcCATAAGAGTAAGAAATCAGCGGGTTCTGACTCTGAcatggaggacgaggaggcagTGATGGACCGTCTACCTGAGAACTCCAGCCCTCTGCTGGACTTCGCCAACGCTTCCCAGGgtattctgctgctgctggtgctcaAACAACATCTGAAGAATCTGTATGGCTTCTCAGACAG caaAATCCAGAAGTATTCTCCGACTGAGTCTGCGAAAGTGTACGAAAAGGCAGTGAACAGGAAATCCAAAGTCCACTTCAACCCTCGCCAGACACTAGAGTACCTGAAGAGTGATCTTGCCATCACAGATCTCAGTCATGAGACCAAGAGGAACATTGTGAAACAGTATTTGGAT TTCAAGGTACTCATGGAGCACTTGGATcgtgacgaagaggaggagggggaggccaGTGCAAACGCCAGAAACAAAGTCATTACTTCACTGTTGAAGGGCCCGAAACTCCAGAACCACAATCACAATAATCACACTGCCCCGGTggacacagaagaagaggagagtgaCGATGAAGATCAGCCTGGA AGGAAACCAAGGAAAGGCAAGGATGGCGTCGAGGATTCGGGTCACACGAATGAGGGGGTGGAGGCCATGGACGTCATCGCCATCTGCCGTCCCAAATACAAAGACCGACCACAGATTGCCAGGGTCATCCAGAAGACCAAAGCTGGCTACAGTATACATTGGATGACTGGGACTTACTCTGGGCCATGGGCTGTGGCCAAGAAACGGGACGGTCGCAAAAAGGTGCCTTGGGTCGACACTATCAAGGAGTCGGATATTATTTATAAGAAAATCTCTTTAACAAGTGGACACAAGCTCTCAAACAAAGTGGCACAGACGTTACGTGCGCTGTACGCTGCCAAGGAGGGCAACTGA